The proteins below are encoded in one region of Microbacterium pygmaeum:
- a CDS encoding glycoside hydrolase family 1 protein, translating into MTIDRFPAGFLWGVATAGHQNEGDNVHSDTWFLENVTPTVFQDRSGKATNGWELWESDLDLVAGMGLNAYRFSVEWARVEPAEGEFSEEALAHYEAVVDGCLARGLAPIVTFNHFTSPHWFAARGAWLEPESPELFARYCGVVMDRIGDRIRLAVTFNEPDLPEMLTWAHLPEFIVELERKTLEAASAAAGVDRYRAGNVMLHEDFAGMRAGMTAGHKAAKAAIKARRADLPVGLSLAIVDDVAAPGGEELRDRKRAEVYAHWLELALDDDFVGVQNYERIVYGADGGLPAAEGVAVNGMGTAVEPDSLRGAVEYVYSVAQVPVLVSEHGIGTEDDTVRASFIEPSLKGLAQAIADGVPVLGYCHWTLMDNFKWIFGYGPKLGLHEVDRETFERTAKPSAGVYADLVAQARGL; encoded by the coding sequence ATGACCATCGACCGATTCCCCGCCGGTTTCCTCTGGGGCGTGGCTACCGCCGGCCACCAGAACGAGGGCGACAACGTCCACAGCGACACCTGGTTCCTCGAGAACGTCACGCCGACCGTGTTTCAGGACCGCTCGGGCAAAGCGACGAACGGCTGGGAGCTGTGGGAGTCGGATCTCGATCTCGTCGCCGGCATGGGGCTGAACGCCTATCGCTTCTCGGTGGAGTGGGCGCGGGTCGAGCCTGCAGAGGGCGAGTTCTCCGAAGAGGCGCTGGCGCACTACGAGGCAGTGGTGGACGGATGCCTCGCGCGCGGCCTTGCCCCGATCGTCACGTTCAATCACTTCACGTCTCCGCACTGGTTCGCCGCTCGCGGCGCGTGGCTCGAGCCCGAGTCGCCGGAGCTGTTCGCTCGCTACTGCGGCGTCGTCATGGACCGCATCGGCGACCGGATTCGCCTCGCCGTGACGTTCAACGAGCCGGATCTGCCCGAGATGCTCACCTGGGCGCACCTGCCCGAGTTCATCGTCGAGCTGGAGCGCAAGACGCTCGAGGCGGCGAGCGCGGCAGCCGGTGTGGACAGATACCGGGCCGGCAACGTCATGCTGCACGAAGACTTCGCGGGGATGCGCGCGGGCATGACTGCCGGTCACAAGGCAGCGAAGGCCGCCATCAAAGCGCGCCGCGCCGATCTGCCGGTCGGACTGTCGCTGGCGATCGTCGATGACGTCGCCGCGCCGGGCGGCGAAGAGCTTCGCGACCGCAAGCGCGCAGAGGTCTATGCGCACTGGCTCGAACTCGCCCTGGACGACGACTTCGTCGGCGTGCAGAACTATGAGCGGATCGTCTACGGCGCGGACGGTGGCTTGCCTGCTGCGGAGGGCGTTGCAGTGAACGGCATGGGCACGGCGGTCGAGCCCGACTCGCTGCGCGGCGCCGTGGAATACGTCTACTCGGTCGCTCAGGTGCCCGTGCTCGTCAGTGAGCACGGCATCGGCACAGAAGACGACACCGTCCGGGCGAGCTTCATCGAGCCATCGCTCAAGGGTCTCGCGCAGGCGATCGCCGACGGCGTGCCCGTGCTCGGCTACTGCCACTGGACGCTGATGGACAATTTCAAGTGGATCTTCGGTTACGGACCGAAACTCGGTCTGCACGAGGTGGATCGCGAGACGTTCGAGCGCACGGCGAAACCGAGCGCCGGGGTGTACGCGGACTTGGTCGCGCAGGCGCGCGGACTCTGA
- a CDS encoding sugar ABC transporter substrate-binding protein, producing MTRSHSPLRPVLRSLAVAVTLAVGVSLAACSSGTATPSTAPSDSAAAGADGALRIGFSPFSMQVPAFIGLAEGLTHAAEASGDTVITADAKGDPSTQLQQIQQWVQLDQVDAIWVIPQSAEAVASAIQQAVDKGIVVLASGVPADYGMDEGAAGISFSNTDNVDYGTQIGDLTAQCITERLDGRGQIIFMQSPSGAQSTEEINDSIKAAVEAGAPDATFVNEQDAADRLGSAQIVSSALQAAPDANTVIATDDESSLGALDAFKAAGKNPADLCLIGAGGNEEAVAAVDSGDFYAEVAFDFIADLTQNLGELHALAADPSAPGQQLTIPIQVFTQE from the coding sequence ATGACCCGATCACACAGCCCACTCCGCCCCGTCCTGCGCTCACTCGCCGTGGCCGTGACGCTTGCCGTGGGCGTTTCGCTCGCTGCCTGCAGCAGTGGGACCGCCACTCCGAGCACCGCGCCCTCGGATTCCGCAGCCGCCGGCGCCGACGGTGCGCTGCGCATCGGCTTCTCGCCGTTCTCGATGCAGGTCCCCGCGTTCATCGGCCTGGCCGAGGGGCTCACGCATGCGGCAGAAGCCAGCGGCGACACCGTGATCACGGCCGACGCGAAGGGCGACCCGTCCACGCAGCTGCAGCAGATCCAGCAGTGGGTGCAGCTCGACCAGGTCGACGCCATCTGGGTGATCCCGCAGTCCGCCGAGGCCGTCGCCTCGGCGATCCAGCAGGCCGTCGATAAGGGCATCGTCGTCCTCGCGTCGGGCGTTCCGGCCGACTACGGCATGGATGAGGGCGCCGCGGGCATCAGCTTCTCGAACACCGACAACGTGGACTACGGCACGCAGATCGGCGACCTGACGGCGCAGTGCATCACCGAGCGCCTCGACGGCAGGGGCCAGATCATCTTCATGCAGAGCCCGAGCGGCGCGCAGAGCACTGAGGAGATCAACGACTCGATCAAGGCCGCAGTCGAGGCGGGCGCGCCCGACGCGACGTTCGTGAACGAGCAGGATGCCGCCGACCGCCTCGGTTCCGCCCAGATCGTCTCCAGCGCCCTGCAGGCCGCACCCGACGCCAACACCGTCATCGCGACCGACGACGAGTCCAGCCTGGGCGCTCTGGATGCCTTCAAGGCAGCGGGCAAGAACCCCGCCGACCTCTGCCTCATCGGGGCCGGTGGCAACGAAGAAGCCGTGGCCGCCGTCGACAGCGGCGACTTCTACGCCGAAGTCGCGTTCGACTTCATCGCCGACCTGACCCAGAACCTCGGCGAGCTGCACGCCCTTGCCGCCGACCCGTCGGCACCCGGCCAGCAGCTGACCATTCCGATCCAGGTCTTCACCCAGGAGTAG
- a CDS encoding ABC transporter permease, with translation MTDQKNTTSPGRSAPEAVTSQTRAFPAIDTSGGAGVKVLIFLRNWGILVLWLLLVIIFAFWASPYFFTLANAALIANAAALTAIFAAAVGFGILSGALDLSIPGSATMAAVTGGLAISSGAPAWLGIILAIAVGVAVGAVNGILVQRGLNPLVVTIAMLTVLTGLAQVVSGGLPITGITELTWMGSTSYWGIPAPVIVVGLVYLVGWFYLTQTRSGVRVMAVGGNIDAVRRVGIRADRYRILGFILSGICAAIGGLLVMATTTQASPNPSVDLLFSAITAVALSGMPLTGGRGSLPRVLVGALIIATVASALIIRGIPPYWATIVTGVLLILALTFERVMSAAVAKRLAPPPTATLASAPAAVPAAATTTPKEA, from the coding sequence ATGACCGATCAGAAGAACACCACCTCCCCGGGCCGGTCGGCCCCGGAGGCGGTGACCAGCCAGACCCGAGCATTCCCTGCGATCGACACCAGCGGGGGTGCCGGAGTGAAGGTGCTCATCTTCCTCCGCAACTGGGGCATCCTCGTGCTCTGGCTGCTTCTGGTCATCATCTTCGCCTTCTGGGCGAGCCCGTACTTCTTCACGCTCGCCAACGCGGCGCTCATCGCGAATGCGGCGGCACTGACCGCGATCTTCGCGGCAGCCGTGGGATTCGGCATCCTCAGCGGCGCGCTGGACCTGTCGATTCCCGGCTCCGCGACGATGGCCGCCGTCACGGGTGGTCTTGCCATCAGCAGCGGCGCGCCGGCGTGGCTCGGCATCATCCTCGCGATCGCGGTGGGTGTCGCGGTCGGCGCGGTCAACGGCATCCTCGTCCAGCGCGGTCTCAATCCGCTCGTGGTGACGATCGCCATGCTGACGGTGTTGACCGGACTGGCCCAAGTCGTTTCGGGCGGACTGCCGATCACGGGAATCACTGAACTGACCTGGATGGGCAGCACGAGCTACTGGGGCATCCCCGCACCGGTGATCGTCGTGGGACTCGTCTATCTGGTCGGCTGGTTCTACCTCACCCAGACCCGTTCCGGAGTGCGCGTGATGGCGGTCGGCGGCAACATCGACGCGGTCCGTCGCGTCGGCATCCGCGCCGATCGGTACCGCATCCTCGGGTTCATCCTGTCCGGCATCTGTGCCGCGATCGGTGGTCTGCTCGTGATGGCGACCACCACGCAGGCCTCGCCGAACCCCAGCGTCGACCTTCTGTTCAGCGCCATCACGGCGGTGGCACTCTCGGGCATGCCGCTCACGGGCGGGCGGGGTAGCCTGCCGCGCGTCCTCGTGGGCGCGCTGATCATCGCCACGGTGGCGAGCGCGCTCATCATCCGCGGCATCCCGCCGTACTGGGCGACGATCGTCACCGGTGTGCTGCTGATCCTCGCGCTCACGTTCGAGCGCGTGATGTCCGCCGCGGTCGCCAAGCGACTGGCGCCGCCGCCCACCGCCACACTTGCCAGCGCGCCCGCCGCGGTGCCCGCTGCGGCCACGACCACGCCGAAGGAGGCCTGA
- a CDS encoding ATP-binding cassette domain-containing protein gives MATSEKARPIPAGLKLTGIDLNYGFVKALDGVDVEVRPGEVVALLGDNGAGKSTLLKVMSGAHRPSSGTIEVGGEVTEFRSPRDASAAGIEMVYQDLALIDAADIATNLTLGREPVRKGLLGWLGILDKKGMRREARKELEALRVTTAPVTRPVEMLSGGQRQVVALARSAVRVTSRGQGALLLDEPTAALGYAQTRQVEDLIRRMAERGIAVVVVTHNLPLCFAVADRIVVLNRGRKVADIPTVDTDNDAVVGWITGARAPQPGLERALL, from the coding sequence ATGGCCACGTCCGAGAAGGCACGGCCGATCCCGGCCGGTCTGAAGCTGACCGGAATCGACCTGAACTACGGCTTCGTCAAGGCGCTCGACGGCGTCGACGTCGAGGTCAGGCCCGGGGAGGTCGTCGCGTTGCTCGGCGACAACGGCGCCGGCAAGTCGACGCTCCTGAAGGTCATGTCGGGCGCGCACCGTCCCTCCTCCGGCACCATCGAGGTGGGTGGCGAGGTCACGGAGTTCCGTTCGCCGCGGGATGCCTCGGCCGCCGGCATCGAGATGGTCTATCAGGACCTCGCGCTGATCGATGCCGCCGATATCGCCACCAACCTCACCCTCGGCCGCGAGCCGGTGCGGAAGGGGCTGCTCGGGTGGCTCGGCATTCTCGACAAGAAGGGCATGCGGCGCGAAGCGCGAAAGGAGCTCGAGGCGCTGCGCGTCACCACCGCTCCCGTCACCCGCCCTGTCGAGATGCTCTCGGGCGGTCAGCGTCAGGTCGTTGCCCTCGCCAGGTCCGCCGTCCGCGTCACCTCTCGCGGCCAGGGCGCGCTGCTGCTGGATGAGCCCACTGCGGCCCTCGGCTACGCGCAGACGCGGCAGGTGGAGGACCTGATCCGCCGTATGGCCGAGCGGGGGATCGCCGTCGTGGTCGTCACCCACAATCTTCCGCTCTGCTTCGCCGTCGCCGACCGCATCGTGGTGCTCAACCGCGGCCGCAAGGTCGCGGACATCCCGACAGTCGACACCGACAACGACGCGGTCGTCGGCTGGATCACCGGCGCCCGGGCGCCGCAGCCCGGCTTGGAGCGTGCGCTGCTGTGA
- a CDS encoding flavodoxin family protein, producing the protein MRVLGLSAGAPDGSAEIILKEALRGAQDAGADVELVRLRDLVLTSGPDASSDDADWFWDRLMDSDGLIVSSPIYSRTVPGLLRLLGDKISGPQSDVAFTSELLRMRAEGTPISVDFAIDERVLRPRVAGFLAVGGSLPSRWKTLTLPIMHTLTASAQIAVVDQVEFAGAGSPASIVLDAEALERSRRLGFTVGEQLGRSYEDAQYRGEPGACPLCHLSVVALIGTHAECATCGAVGVLRQNDGAMTLELTAEGALRSILSLHEKVDHFHEVQQTAARHAPLREKIDSAKDEYAAWDPRVFPSTPVIPRRQS; encoded by the coding sequence GTGAGGGTCCTCGGCCTCTCCGCCGGTGCTCCCGACGGCAGCGCGGAGATCATCCTGAAAGAGGCGTTGCGGGGTGCGCAGGATGCCGGAGCCGACGTCGAGCTGGTCCGTCTGCGCGACCTCGTGCTGACGAGCGGTCCCGACGCGTCATCGGATGACGCCGACTGGTTCTGGGACCGGCTGATGGACAGCGATGGTCTGATCGTCTCGTCGCCGATCTACTCGCGCACCGTGCCCGGACTGCTGCGGCTGCTCGGCGACAAGATCTCAGGACCCCAGTCCGACGTCGCGTTCACCTCGGAACTGCTCAGGATGCGCGCCGAGGGAACGCCGATCTCCGTCGACTTCGCGATCGACGAGCGCGTGCTGCGACCGCGGGTGGCGGGGTTCCTCGCTGTGGGAGGATCGCTGCCGAGCCGTTGGAAGACACTGACCCTCCCGATCATGCACACGCTCACCGCATCGGCGCAGATCGCGGTCGTCGACCAGGTCGAGTTCGCCGGCGCGGGCAGTCCCGCCTCGATCGTCCTCGACGCTGAGGCGCTCGAGCGATCGCGACGACTGGGCTTCACGGTGGGTGAACAGCTGGGCCGGTCGTACGAGGACGCGCAATACCGCGGCGAGCCTGGTGCCTGCCCGCTCTGCCACCTGTCGGTCGTCGCCCTGATCGGGACGCACGCCGAGTGCGCGACATGCGGCGCCGTCGGCGTTCTGCGTCAGAACGATGGCGCGATGACCCTCGAACTCACCGCGGAGGGAGCGCTGCGGTCGATCCTCTCGCTCCACGAAAAGGTCGACCATTTTCACGAGGTTCAGCAGACCGCCGCACGCCACGCGCCGTTGCGCGAGAAGATCGACTCGGCCAAGGACGAGTACGCGGCGTGGGACCCGCGAGTGTTCCCATCCACACCTGTGATTCCAAGGAGGCAATCATGA
- a CDS encoding quercetin 2,3-dioxygenase: MSTFPTDDPDKVEFAGILPAAAKPFVLGNGEGEKSLVFDQLFNILLSADETDDQYGAFTMVGPKGDRIPAHKHFKTHEIFYVVDGEISIWMDDEADYHSRTTLTTGDFAFIPANVVHAFQIHNTTKVFGVGTAGFERFFHAMGQKTDLTEPQGVYVPDYSTMRAAGEKYWTQFMPEFQFRD; this comes from the coding sequence ATGAGCACTTTCCCCACCGACGACCCGGACAAGGTCGAATTCGCCGGCATCCTGCCCGCAGCGGCGAAACCGTTCGTGCTCGGCAACGGCGAGGGCGAGAAATCCCTCGTCTTCGACCAGCTGTTCAACATCCTGCTGTCGGCAGACGAGACCGACGACCAGTACGGCGCGTTCACGATGGTCGGCCCGAAGGGTGACCGCATCCCCGCACACAAGCACTTCAAGACGCACGAGATCTTCTACGTCGTGGACGGCGAGATCAGCATCTGGATGGATGACGAAGCCGACTATCACTCGAGGACGACGCTGACGACGGGCGACTTCGCGTTCATCCCCGCGAACGTCGTGCACGCGTTCCAGATCCACAACACCACCAAGGTGTTCGGGGTCGGCACGGCCGGTTTCGAGCGATTCTTCCACGCGATGGGTCAGAAGACCGACCTGACGGAGCCGCAGGGCGTCTACGTTCCGGACTACTCGACGATGCGCGCCGCGGGCGAGAAGTACTGGACGCAGTTCATGCCCGAGTTCCAGTTCCGCGACTGA
- a CDS encoding alpha/beta hydrolase has product MGSLSEIDFAQPVGFRPLSLDLRTPDDQGGAVAPLIVFVHGGGWRIGSRKMFCPSMVDDDPFERIVAAGFAVASVEYRLSAEAVFPAQTEDVAAALGWLRAHGDRYDYDPSRVVLWGESAGATLAALVGLQDAAVRGIIDWYGPSDLPAMGAQLGNADDPASREAQWLGASAGADPERARAASPVAHVVAGAPPFLIAHGLADEAVPFAQSELLAARLAEVGTPVELELVPGAGHMWHGDDVDRRGLLDRAIAFAHRATA; this is encoded by the coding sequence ATGGGTTCGCTCTCCGAGATCGACTTCGCCCAGCCGGTCGGGTTCCGTCCGCTGTCGCTCGACCTGCGGACGCCGGATGACCAGGGAGGGGCAGTCGCTCCTCTGATCGTCTTCGTGCACGGCGGAGGCTGGCGGATCGGCAGTCGGAAGATGTTCTGCCCGTCGATGGTCGACGATGACCCGTTCGAGCGGATCGTCGCCGCGGGATTCGCCGTCGCCTCGGTCGAGTACCGGCTGAGCGCGGAGGCCGTCTTCCCCGCGCAGACCGAGGACGTCGCCGCTGCGCTGGGCTGGTTGCGAGCCCACGGCGACCGATACGACTACGACCCGTCGCGCGTGGTGCTGTGGGGGGAGTCAGCCGGTGCGACGCTGGCTGCGCTGGTGGGACTGCAGGATGCCGCGGTCCGCGGCATCATCGACTGGTACGGGCCCTCCGACCTGCCGGCCATGGGAGCACAGCTCGGCAATGCGGATGATCCGGCGTCCCGCGAAGCGCAGTGGCTCGGCGCATCGGCCGGGGCGGATCCCGAACGTGCTCGGGCGGCGAGTCCGGTGGCCCATGTGGTCGCTGGCGCACCACCGTTCCTGATCGCGCACGGCCTCGCCGACGAGGCGGTGCCTTTCGCACAGAGCGAGCTGCTCGCCGCGCGCCTGGCCGAAGTGGGCACGCCCGTCGAGCTCGAGCTCGTTCCGGGCGCCGGCCACATGTGGCACGGTGACGACGTCGATCGGCGCGGACTGCTGGACCGGGCGATCGCGTTCGCACATCGCGCGACCGCGTGA